In a single window of the Vicugna pacos chromosome 8, VicPac4, whole genome shotgun sequence genome:
- the TIAM2 gene encoding rho guanine nucleotide exchange factor TIAM2 isoform X3 produces the protein MKNRATKNVFVINGGDGRKSKSAEEIAVLCGFNDTQTNGMDGPRESQDPPPRPLARHLSDADRLRKVIQELVDTEKSYVKDLSCLFDLYLEPLQSETFLTQDEMESLFGSLPEMLEFQKVFLETLEDGISASSDFNILETPSQFRKLLFSLGGSFLYYADHFKLYSGFCANHIKVQKVLERAKTDKAFKAFLDARNPTKQHSSTLESYLIKPVQRVLKYPLLLRELVSLTDHDSEEHYHLTEALKAMEKVASHINEMQKIYEDYGTVFDQLVAEQSGTEKEVTELSMGELLMHSTVSWLNPFLSLGKARKDLELTVFVFKRAVILVYKENCKLKKKLPSNSRPAHSSADLDPFKFRWLIPISALQVRLGNTAGTESNSLWELIHTRSEVEGRPETSFQLCCSDNESKTNIVKVIRSILRENFRRHIKCEFPLEKTCKDRLVPLKNRVPVSAKLASSRSLRGLKNSCSSEWPGEPGRGSSLDSDEGSLSSGTPSSGCPAAGSQPEPGKGPQAGLAAFPDGLIKESDILSDDDEDHHQPRGRGSPTKDIEIQFQRLRISEDPDAPLADGPPGRDGQPGGPQSKLVRGHFCAIKRKANSTKRDRGTLLKAQTRHQSLDSRSENANLDLSAVLEREFSVQSLTSVVNEECFYETESHGKS, from the exons ATGAAGAACAGGGCCACCAAAAATGTCTTTGTCATTAATGGGGGAGACGGGAGAAAATCAAAG AGCGCTGAGGAGATCGCGGTGCTGTGTGGTTTTAACGACACCCAGACCAACGGCATGGATGGACCAAGGGAGAGTCAGGACCCGCCCCCGAGGCCGCTGGCTCGCCACCTCTCCGATGCCGATCGCCTCCGAAAAGTCATCCAGGAGCTCGTGGACACGGAGAAGTCCTATGTGAAG GATCTGAGCTGCCTCTTTGACTTATACTTGGAGCCACTTCAAAGCGAGACCTTTCTTACCCAAGATGAG ATGGAGTCACTTTTTGGAAGTTTGCCAGAGATGCTTGAATTTCAAAAGGTGTTTCTAGAGACTCTGGAGGATGGGATTTCAGCATCGTCTGACTTTAACATACTTGAAACCCCCTCGCAGTTTAGA AAACTGCTGTTTTCCCTCGGGGGCTCATTCCTTTATTACGCGGACCACTTCAAACTGTACAGCGGGTTCTGCGCCAATCACATCAAAGTGCAGAAGGTTCTGGAGCGAG CTAAAACTGACAAAGCCTTCAAGGCTTTTCTGGATGCCCGGAATCCCACCAAGCAGCATTCCTCCACGCTGGAGTCCTACCTCATCAAGCCGGTGCAGAGGGTGCTCAAGTACCCACTGCTGCTCCGGGAGCTCGTGTCCCTGACGGACCACGACAGCGAGGAGCACTACCACCTGACAG AAGCACTCAAGGCAATGGAAAAAGTAGCAAGCCACATCAACGAGATGCAGAAGATATATGAGGATTACGGGACGGTGTTCGACCAGCTGGTGGCAGAGCAGAGCGGAACAGAGAAGGAG GTAACAGAACTTTCAATGGGGGAACTTCTGATGCACTCTACAGTTTCCtggttgaatccgtttctgtctCTAGGAAAAGCCAGAAAGGACCTGGAACTCACAGTATTTG tTTTTAAGAGAGCTGTCATATTGGTTTATAAAGAAAactgcaaactgaaaaagaaattg CCCTCGAATTCCCGGCCTGCACACAGCTCTGCCGACCTGGACCCGTTTAAATTTCGCTGGTTGATCCCCATATCCGCACTTCAAGTCAGACTGGGGAATACAGCAG GGACAGAAAGTAATTCCTTGTGGGAGCTGATCCACACGAGGTCAGAAGTAGAAGGACGGCCAGAAACCAGCTTTCAGCTCTGCTGCAG tgACAACGAAAGCAAAACCAACATCGTCAAGGTGATTCGATCTATTCTAAGGGAGAACTTCAGGCGTCACATCAAGTGTGAATTCCCTCTGGAGAAAACATGCAAGGATCGCCTGGTACCCCTGAAGAACCGCGTTCCTGTCTCGGCCAAACTAG CCTCATCCCGGTCCTTAAGGGGCCTCAAGAACTCCTGCAGCAGCGAGTGGCCGGGCGAGCCGGGCAGGGGCAGCTCGCTGGACTCGGACGAGGGCAGCCTGAGCAGCGGCACCCCGAGCAGCGGCTGCCCGGCGGCGGGGAGCCAGCCGGAGCCCGGGAAAGGCCCGCAGGCCGGCCTGGCCGCCTTCCCGGACGGGCTCATCAAGGAGAGCGACATTCTGAGCGACGACGACGAGGACCACCACCAGCCCCGCGGGCGCGGCAGCCCCACCAAAGACATCGAGATTCAGTTCCAGAGACTGAGGATCTCCGAGGACCCCGATGCCCCTCTGGCTGACGGGCCACCCGGCAGGGATGGCCAGCCCGGGGGCCCGCAGTCCAAGCTGGTCCGGGGGCACTTCTGCGCCATCAAACGGAAAGCCAACAGCACCAAGAGGGACAGGGGGACACTGCTGAAGGCGCAGACCCGGCATCAGTCCCTGGACAGTCGGTCTGAAAACGCCAACCTTGATCTCAGTGCTGTTCTCGAGCGAGAATTCAGTGTCCAGAGTTTAACATCGGTTGTCAACGAGGAGTGTTTTTATGAGACAGAAAGCCATGGAAAGTCTTAG